A window from Desulfobacteraceae bacterium encodes these proteins:
- a CDS encoding PAS domain S-box protein yields MKTERRKRFSIQLMLTIGILVTVSVLLISAVLYIYFGKRLDQEFRSQIAARKGQAELILSRRFVQIKRKLQDLSSDNAIRVTLLLDAPAQLQDRLARFYAPDNGLSFYVRKAAAPLLSPAHSEEFVDALLNTPPGELPAPEGETTPLVWWFETPITSSEARLGTAYVRYELSADRELIDRLQQLVVGDILVRRPGGLSSLMGNGALDLDDKILAQASGTAALPLGSGDRRILKLDGYADLYFLFSSEDLVREKLRIALFIGLFTLAVLTFSAGLAIFLGRQMATPLRKMAQKAIHISRGEKNLAFETRPGDYWEIVELSKAFDSMLRNLKAAEEKSRYKELLENVDDAVYLVDGRGRILDANEASYSRLGYSQAQFLALSLPALMAPADAERVLGALDAAGGRQGRRTLETRHLKADGSFLPVEIKVRPIDYRGEKVVLSVARDVSARKEAELALRESEERFRSVVENSHEGFLIIDDAFRVVYANPEFCRVVGYPPEGLRGGDVAKLLTEESLQRAKQNFFDSLRGDRVPTHYEFDVLCRDGDTRRVNVSTTIIRDLTGRQQVVAQVLDITERIRQEAERKELEDKLFHAQKMEAIGTLAGGIAHDFNNLLMGIQGRISVMQLNLSDEHPHSEHIHAIGKTIKSAAALTKQLLGFARGGKYEVKPTCLNELVEKTCDMFSRTKKEVSIHRDLRPGLWSVDADQGQMEQVLLNLYVNAGQAMPDGGELFLETENVTLRASFCRSYGVEAGEYVKLTVRDTGVGMDEETMARIFEPFFTTKEIGKGSGLGLASVYGIIQNHKGIVRVSSRVGQGTSFFIYLPASDKRVVAEAGGHYELARGQESILLVDDEEEILHVGSLMLKELGYQVLLACSGRDAVAILEVDPQGVDLVILDMVMPEMAGGAAFDRLRAVRPDLRVLLASGYSLNRQAQEVIRRGGSGFIQKPFDMVGLSRKIREILDA; encoded by the coding sequence TTGAAAACCGAGCGACGCAAGAGGTTTTCGATCCAACTGATGCTGACCATCGGCATCCTGGTGACCGTCTCCGTCCTGTTGATCTCCGCTGTGCTCTACATCTATTTCGGCAAACGCCTGGACCAGGAGTTTCGCAGCCAGATCGCGGCCCGCAAGGGGCAGGCCGAGCTGATTCTCAGCCGCCGTTTCGTGCAGATCAAGCGCAAGCTTCAGGACCTCAGCAGCGACAACGCCATCCGCGTGACCCTCCTGCTGGATGCGCCCGCCCAGCTCCAGGATCGCCTGGCGCGCTTCTACGCGCCGGATAACGGGCTGAGTTTCTATGTCCGCAAGGCAGCCGCGCCGCTTCTCAGCCCGGCCCACTCCGAGGAGTTTGTCGACGCCCTGCTGAACACCCCCCCCGGTGAATTGCCGGCCCCGGAAGGTGAGACAACCCCCCTGGTGTGGTGGTTTGAGACCCCCATCACCAGCAGCGAGGCGCGCCTTGGGACGGCCTATGTACGCTACGAGCTCAGCGCTGACCGGGAACTGATCGACCGGCTTCAACAGCTGGTCGTCGGCGACATCCTGGTGCGCAGACCCGGGGGGCTGAGCAGCCTGATGGGGAACGGCGCGTTGGACCTGGATGACAAGATCCTGGCCCAGGCCTCGGGCACTGCGGCCCTGCCCCTCGGGTCAGGGGACCGCCGGATTCTCAAGCTCGACGGCTACGCCGACCTCTATTTTCTCTTCTCCAGCGAGGATCTGGTCCGCGAAAAGCTCAGGATAGCGCTGTTCATCGGGCTTTTTACACTGGCCGTGCTGACCTTTTCGGCGGGACTGGCCATTTTTCTGGGTCGGCAGATGGCGACCCCCCTGCGGAAAATGGCCCAAAAAGCCATTCACATCTCCAGGGGCGAGAAAAATCTGGCCTTTGAGACCCGTCCCGGCGATTACTGGGAGATCGTTGAGCTTTCCAAGGCTTTCGACAGCATGCTGCGCAACCTCAAGGCGGCCGAGGAAAAGTCGCGCTACAAGGAGCTTCTGGAGAACGTCGACGATGCGGTCTATCTGGTGGACGGCCGGGGCCGCATCCTGGACGCCAACGAAGCCAGCTACAGCCGGTTGGGCTATTCCCAGGCGCAATTTTTGGCCCTCTCCCTCCCGGCGCTGATGGCCCCGGCGGATGCCGAGCGGGTCCTGGGGGCCCTGGACGCCGCCGGCGGGCGGCAGGGCCGCCGGACGTTGGAGACCCGGCATCTGAAAGCCGACGGCAGCTTTCTGCCGGTGGAAATCAAGGTGCGCCCCATCGACTACCGGGGCGAAAAGGTCGTGCTCAGCGTGGCTCGCGACGTGAGCGCACGCAAGGAGGCTGAACTGGCCCTGCGGGAAAGTGAGGAGCGCTTTCGCTCGGTGGTCGAAAACTCGCATGAGGGGTTTTTGATCATCGACGACGCATTCCGCGTCGTGTATGCCAATCCCGAATTCTGCCGGGTGGTGGGCTACCCGCCCGAAGGCCTCAGGGGGGGCGATGTTGCCAAGCTGCTGACCGAGGAGAGTCTGCAGCGGGCCAAGCAAAACTTCTTCGACAGCCTGCGGGGGGACAGGGTGCCGACCCATTACGAATTTGATGTCTTGTGCAGGGACGGCGACACCCGACGCGTCAACGTCAGCACGACGATCATCCGTGACCTCACCGGCAGGCAGCAGGTGGTGGCCCAAGTCCTGGACATTACCGAGCGGATCCGGCAGGAGGCCGAACGCAAGGAGTTGGAAGACAAACTCTTCCACGCCCAGAAAATGGAGGCCATCGGGACCCTGGCCGGCGGCATCGCCCACGACTTCAACAACCTGCTGATGGGCATCCAGGGGCGGATTTCGGTCATGCAGCTCAACCTCTCCGACGAGCACCCCCACAGCGAGCATATCCACGCCATCGGCAAGACCATCAAGAGCGCCGCCGCCCTGACCAAACAGCTGCTGGGCTTTGCGCGTGGGGGCAAGTACGAGGTCAAACCCACCTGCCTCAACGAACTGGTGGAAAAAACGTGCGACATGTTCAGCCGGACCAAGAAAGAGGTTTCCATCCATCGCGACCTGCGGCCGGGCCTCTGGAGCGTGGATGCCGACCAGGGCCAGATGGAGCAGGTCCTGCTGAACCTCTACGTCAACGCCGGCCAGGCGATGCCCGACGGCGGGGAGCTCTTTCTGGAAACCGAGAACGTCACGCTGCGGGCGAGTTTCTGCCGCTCCTACGGCGTGGAAGCCGGTGAGTACGTCAAATTGACCGTGCGCGATACCGGGGTGGGCATGGACGAGGAGACCATGGCGCGCATCTTCGAGCCCTTTTTCACCACCAAGGAGATCGGCAAGGGCAGCGGCCTCGGGCTGGCGTCGGTTTACGGGATCATTCAGAACCACAAGGGCATCGTGCGGGTCAGCAGCCGGGTGGGGCAGGGCACGAGTTTTTTTATCTACCTGCCGGCCTCCGACAAGCGGGTGGTCGCCGAGGCCGGGGGACACTATGAACTGGCCCGCGGCCAGGAAAGCATCCTCCTGGTGGACGACGAAGAGGAGATTCTGCACGTGGGCAGCCTGATGCTAAAGGAGCTGGGCTATCAGGTGCTCCTGGCCTGCAGCGGCAGGGACGCCGTGGCCATCCTGGAGGTCGACCCGCAGGGGGTGGACCTGGTGATCCTGGATATGGTCATGCCGGAGATGGCCGGCGGCGCGGCCTTTGACCGCCTGCGGGCCGTGCGCCCGGATCTGCGCGTGCTCCTGGCCAGCGGCTACAGCCTCAACCGTCAAGCCCAGGAGGTGATCCGGCGGGGGGGCAGCGGGTTTATCCAGAAACCCTTCGATATGGTGGGGCTCTCGCGCAAGATCCGCGAAATCCTGGATGCGTGA
- a CDS encoding OmpA family protein gives MAGLKIRTWRLVPLAAAAVLLWACVPYARQTQLEEQLLEQRRNQARVEQRLEAENARRRQAEQELAAAQAAAAECRSRITTLAARSSAAEERTLQLTEQVTALQLEIQKRNTAIGLQNRVIRLLDDTKETIETSLREQLSAQKIKLEEIDGRLKMIFVDRILFDSGSAEIQEEGKQLLLRIAEILNRQHETLIVIEGHTDSLPIAPAARERFPSNWELSAARASAVARFLAETAGLDPHRLVASGFSRYRPLTSNDTAKDRQQNRRIEIFFDVLR, from the coding sequence TTGGCAGGCCTTAAGATCCGCACCTGGCGGCTTGTCCCGCTGGCAGCCGCGGCGGTTTTGCTGTGGGCGTGCGTTCCGTATGCCCGGCAGACCCAACTGGAGGAGCAGCTTCTGGAACAGCGGCGCAACCAGGCCCGGGTCGAGCAACGCCTGGAGGCAGAGAACGCCAGACGACGGCAGGCGGAGCAGGAGCTGGCCGCCGCCCAGGCGGCGGCCGCCGAATGCCGCAGCCGGATCACGACCCTCGCCGCGCGCAGCAGCGCCGCCGAGGAGAGAACGCTTCAGCTCACCGAGCAGGTCACCGCCCTGCAACTGGAGATCCAAAAACGCAACACCGCCATCGGCCTGCAAAACCGGGTAATCCGGCTCCTGGACGACACCAAGGAAACCATCGAGACCAGCCTCAGGGAGCAGCTCAGCGCCCAAAAGATCAAGCTGGAGGAGATCGACGGCCGCCTCAAGATGATCTTCGTGGACCGGATCCTGTTTGATTCCGGCAGCGCCGAGATCCAGGAGGAAGGCAAGCAGCTCCTGCTGAGGATCGCCGAAATCCTGAACCGCCAGCACGAGACGCTGATCGTCATCGAGGGCCACACCGACAGCCTGCCCATTGCGCCGGCCGCCCGGGAGAGATTTCCCAGCAACTGGGAACTCTCCGCCGCCCGGGCCAGCGCCGTGGCCCGTTTTCTGGCCGAAACCGCCGGCCTCGACCCCCATCGTTTAGTGGCCAGCGGGTTCAGCCGCTATCGACCGCTGACCTCCAACGACACCGCCAAAGACCGTCAGCAGAACCGCCGCATCGAAATTTTTTTTGACGTCCTGCGCTAG
- a CDS encoding RNB domain-containing ribonuclease — protein MVEYIDRQKIMCAVILEVKNERLRLLTENNREIKLSASRLSHSCGQRVDLAMGRDHVIQTLKEIGSRRRSLMHRVNIRELWEILNSEEEWIDLETMAAFCFNGDTTGDHESAVIRAFFENRIYFKFSHDRFYPNSEDQVARLQAQAAEAGRRNRLIDRGGGWLRQALASGTGREAMEDPVVAETLGILQSFTLFGKDSDQYELAKAIVQRAEANLEKSLFPLFVQLGIWEENENLDLLRLDVPLEFSAECLRWSERLRSAPPPFTGAPVRRDLTHLPLLTIDGQATLDYDDALSLEDLGDRYRLGIHIADVGHYVKRDDPIDREAAARGSSIYTADRKIPMIPPDLAEGLCSLRAGELRPAISVMATLSRSGDLLDYEIFASTVAVSRQLSYYEANLMVDADPAIGTLVFLAEAFRRKRLENGALQITLPEINIWLDESGEITLSRINRESPSRMMVAELMIMGNWLMADFLRRHKCPAVFRAQAEPRERLYRQNEGTLFQNWMQRKQISRFMLGCEPESHSGLGLDAYVTATSPIRKYFDMITQRQLRALLGLDSAYDRDQVATILAHLETPMRTVSRVQYQRQRYWTLKYLEKKIGQKTEAIVLQKRRNGYLALITEYMLECQLPLSIGIDLKPEDLVQVTIQYVNARSDVLSVFIG, from the coding sequence GTGGTTGAATATATTGACCGCCAGAAAATCATGTGCGCCGTCATTCTGGAGGTCAAAAACGAGCGACTGCGCCTGCTGACCGAAAACAACCGCGAGATCAAACTCTCCGCCAGCCGGCTGTCGCACAGCTGCGGCCAGCGGGTTGATCTCGCCATGGGCCGCGATCACGTGATCCAGACTTTGAAGGAAATCGGCAGCCGACGCAGGTCGCTGATGCATCGGGTCAATATCCGCGAACTCTGGGAAATCCTCAACAGCGAGGAAGAGTGGATCGACCTGGAAACCATGGCCGCGTTCTGCTTCAACGGCGACACCACCGGTGACCACGAGTCCGCCGTGATACGGGCCTTCTTCGAGAACCGGATCTACTTCAAGTTCAGTCACGACCGCTTCTACCCCAACTCCGAGGACCAGGTGGCACGCCTCCAGGCCCAGGCCGCGGAGGCCGGCCGCCGCAACCGGCTGATCGATCGGGGCGGTGGCTGGCTGCGCCAGGCGCTGGCCTCCGGCACCGGCCGTGAGGCGATGGAGGACCCGGTGGTGGCCGAAACCCTGGGCATCCTGCAGTCCTTCACCCTTTTCGGAAAAGACAGCGACCAGTATGAACTCGCCAAGGCGATCGTGCAGCGGGCGGAGGCCAACCTGGAAAAATCCCTTTTCCCGCTTTTCGTCCAGCTGGGAATATGGGAGGAAAACGAAAACCTCGATCTCCTGCGCCTGGATGTGCCGCTGGAATTCTCCGCGGAATGCCTGCGCTGGAGCGAGCGGCTGCGCTCCGCTCCGCCGCCGTTTACAGGCGCCCCCGTGCGCCGCGACCTGACCCACCTGCCGCTGCTGACCATCGACGGGCAGGCCACCCTGGACTACGACGACGCCCTGAGCCTCGAAGATTTGGGGGACCGTTACCGCCTCGGGATTCACATTGCCGACGTGGGCCACTATGTCAAACGCGACGACCCCATCGACCGCGAAGCCGCAGCCCGCGGCAGCTCGATTTACACCGCCGACCGCAAGATCCCCATGATCCCGCCGGATCTGGCGGAAGGACTGTGCAGCCTGCGGGCCGGTGAACTGCGCCCGGCAATCAGCGTGATGGCCACCCTCAGCCGCAGCGGCGACCTGCTGGATTACGAAATTTTCGCCAGCACAGTGGCCGTCAGCCGACAGCTTTCCTATTACGAAGCCAACCTGATGGTCGATGCCGATCCCGCCATCGGCACCCTGGTGTTCCTGGCCGAGGCCTTCCGCCGCAAACGGCTGGAAAACGGGGCGCTGCAGATTACCCTGCCGGAGATCAACATCTGGTTGGACGAAAGTGGTGAGATCACCCTCAGCCGGATCAACCGCGAAAGCCCCTCGCGCATGATGGTGGCCGAGCTGATGATCATGGGCAACTGGCTGATGGCCGATTTTTTGCGGCGCCACAAATGCCCCGCGGTCTTCCGCGCCCAGGCCGAGCCCCGGGAGCGGCTCTACCGCCAGAACGAGGGCACCCTCTTTCAGAATTGGATGCAGCGCAAGCAGATCAGCCGCTTCATGCTGGGCTGCGAGCCGGAGAGCCACAGCGGCCTCGGGCTGGACGCTTACGTCACCGCCACCTCCCCGATCCGCAAGTATTTCGACATGATCACCCAGCGCCAGCTCAGGGCCCTGCTGGGGCTGGACAGCGCCTACGACCGCGATCAGGTGGCCACTATCCTGGCCCACCTGGAAACCCCGATGCGCACCGTATCCCGCGTCCAGTACCAGCGCCAGCGCTACTGGACGTTGAAGTACCTCGAGAAGAAAATCGGCCAGAAAACCGAGGCCATCGTCCTGCAGAAACGCCGCAACGGCTATCTGGCGCTGATCACCGAATACATGCTGGAGTGCCAGCTACCGCTGTCGATCGGGATTGACCTCAAACCGGAGGATCTGGTACAGGTGACCATCCAGTACGTCAATGCCCGCAGCGATGTGCTGTCGGTTTTTATCGGATAG
- a CDS encoding ABC transporter ATP-binding protein/permease, whose product MKSLQFIRPYFRERRLVILLGIVCLIIVDFLQLFIPRIVKRAVDGLTLAGIDASGLLSDALLIAAMGLLIGVFRYGWRQCLLGASRRVEEGLRNALFGHLQTLSPAYFDRVRTGDLMAHATNDIMQVRMATGMGMVALNDALVMGTAAIGFMAFINLRLTLFVLIPAPFIVFGTRIFSRKMHRRYQAVQAAFSELTEAVRERLAGIRVIKAGNREESEALRLEAISSDYIRKNIRLVRITGAFFPMMALFTNLSLAIVLVLGGRQTILGTITPGDFVAFISYLWLLTWPMMAMGWVTNLIQRGAASLGRIARILETRPDIREHPHPRPLPKVRGEIVFEKVGFGYGPTGERVLTEIGLRIRPGQVLGVVGPQGSGKTSLVSLIPRIYDAGSGQVRLDGRDVRDLRLSELRAHVSFMAQEPFIFAGSVRENITFGDPSVDDRRLKQVLAAAALTETVAGLPNGLETRVGERGVILSGGQKQRIALARALLKPAPVMILDDPISQVDMQTGAMIVDTLRQLAGGRTLVVVSHRLTAVRFADQIIVMADGRIAARGSHAALVHQGGYYARTYRLQEYAPAQAKEAPPDAWAAGNPIRS is encoded by the coding sequence GTGAAATCCCTGCAGTTCATCCGGCCTTACTTTCGCGAGCGCCGTCTGGTCATCCTGCTGGGGATCGTGTGTCTGATCATCGTCGATTTCCTGCAGCTTTTCATACCCCGAATCGTCAAACGGGCGGTGGACGGCCTGACCCTGGCGGGCATCGACGCCTCCGGCCTGCTAAGCGATGCGCTCCTGATCGCGGCGATGGGGCTGCTCATCGGGGTTTTCCGTTACGGCTGGCGGCAGTGCCTGCTGGGCGCCTCGCGGCGGGTGGAGGAGGGCCTGCGCAACGCCCTCTTCGGCCACCTGCAGACCCTCTCGCCGGCGTACTTCGACCGGGTGCGCACCGGCGATCTGATGGCCCATGCCACCAACGACATCATGCAGGTCCGAATGGCCACCGGGATGGGCATGGTGGCCCTCAACGACGCCCTAGTGATGGGGACTGCGGCCATCGGCTTCATGGCCTTCATCAACCTGCGGCTGACCCTTTTCGTCTTGATCCCGGCACCTTTCATCGTTTTCGGCACCCGCATCTTCAGCCGCAAGATGCACCGCCGCTATCAGGCCGTTCAGGCCGCCTTCTCCGAGCTGACCGAGGCGGTGCGCGAGCGCCTGGCTGGAATCCGGGTCATCAAGGCCGGCAACCGCGAGGAGAGCGAGGCGCTGCGGCTGGAGGCCATTTCCAGCGACTACATTCGCAAAAATATCCGTCTGGTGAGGATCACCGGTGCCTTTTTCCCCATGATGGCGCTTTTCACCAACCTCAGTCTGGCGATCGTGCTGGTGCTGGGCGGGCGCCAGACCATTCTCGGCACCATCACCCCTGGGGATTTCGTGGCCTTCATCAGCTATCTCTGGCTGCTCACCTGGCCGATGATGGCCATGGGCTGGGTCACCAACCTGATCCAGCGCGGCGCCGCCTCTCTGGGTCGAATCGCCAGGATCCTGGAAACCCGCCCCGACATCCGGGAGCACCCGCACCCCCGCCCGCTTCCCAAAGTGCGGGGGGAGATCGTCTTTGAAAAGGTGGGCTTCGGCTATGGCCCAACCGGGGAGCGGGTTCTGACGGAGATCGGTCTGCGGATCCGCCCCGGCCAGGTGCTGGGCGTGGTGGGGCCCCAGGGCAGCGGCAAGACCAGTCTGGTCAGCCTGATCCCGCGGATCTATGACGCCGGCAGCGGCCAAGTGCGGCTGGATGGCCGCGACGTGCGCGACCTGCGCCTTTCCGAGCTGCGTGCCCACGTCTCCTTCATGGCCCAGGAACCCTTCATTTTTGCCGGCAGCGTGCGGGAGAACATCACCTTCGGCGATCCGTCGGTGGACGACCGGCGCCTTAAGCAGGTGCTCGCGGCGGCCGCCCTGACGGAAACGGTGGCCGGGCTGCCCAACGGGCTGGAGACCCGCGTCGGGGAGCGCGGGGTGATCCTCTCCGGGGGTCAGAAACAGCGCATCGCGCTGGCCCGGGCGCTGCTCAAGCCCGCGCCGGTGATGATCCTGGACGACCCCATCAGCCAGGTGGACATGCAAACCGGGGCAATGATCGTGGATACCCTGCGCCAGCTGGCCGGTGGCCGCACGCTGGTGGTGGTTTCCCACCGGCTGACGGCGGTGCGTTTTGCCGACCAGATCATCGTCATGGCCGACGGCCGCATTGCCGCCCGCGGCAGCCATGCCGCCCTGGTGCACCAGGGCGGGTACTATGCGCGCACCTACCGCCTGCAGGAATACGCCCCGGCGCAGGCGAAAGAGGCCCCGCCGGACGCCTGGGCCGCCGGCAACCCGATCCGTTCCTGA